One genomic window of Sphingomonas sp. C3-2 includes the following:
- a CDS encoding adenosylmethionine--8-amino-7-oxononanoate transaminase, with protein sequence MTRSPVWHPFTQHGLGEPVPLIDRAEGAAIYSADGQRWIDAISSWWVVTHGHCHPRIMAAIRAQTEKLDQLIFAGWTHEPAEKLAAALVAMTPAPLSHAFFSDSGSTSVEVALKMALGYWAHIGEPRERILVMEHSYHGDTIGAMSVGARGVFNKPYEPLLFDVGTIPYPAAGREQETLDALEAACREKPAAFIVEPLILGAGGMFFYTPAVLAEMRRICAAHGVLFIADEVMTGWGRTGTRFACDQADIVPDIMCLSKGLTGGAIPLAVTLASEAIFDAHYSTDRARTFYHSSSYTANPIACAAANANLEIWRDEPVLDRVVALGAAQQARLDTLADHPRLRNVRRMGTIAAMDVHVPDGGYLSGLAPRLMAYYREHGVLLRPLGNTIYVMPPYCTDDADLDRIYGAIRGSLDI encoded by the coding sequence CGGACGGCCAGCGCTGGATCGACGCGATCTCTTCCTGGTGGGTGGTCACCCATGGCCATTGCCATCCCCGCATCATGGCCGCAATCCGCGCGCAGACCGAAAAGCTCGATCAGCTGATCTTCGCGGGCTGGACGCACGAACCCGCCGAAAAGCTCGCCGCCGCGCTGGTCGCCATGACCCCCGCGCCGCTCTCGCACGCGTTCTTCTCTGACAGCGGATCGACGAGCGTCGAGGTCGCGCTCAAAATGGCGCTTGGCTACTGGGCGCATATCGGCGAACCGCGCGAGCGCATCCTCGTGATGGAACACAGCTATCATGGTGATACCATCGGCGCGATGTCGGTCGGCGCGCGCGGAGTGTTCAACAAACCCTATGAGCCGCTGCTCTTCGATGTAGGCACCATCCCCTATCCCGCCGCCGGGCGCGAACAGGAAACGCTCGACGCGCTCGAGGCCGCCTGCCGCGAAAAGCCCGCCGCCTTCATCGTCGAACCGCTGATCCTCGGCGCGGGTGGCATGTTCTTCTACACCCCCGCCGTGCTCGCCGAAATGCGCCGCATCTGTGCGGCGCACGGCGTGCTCTTCATCGCCGATGAGGTGATGACCGGCTGGGGCCGCACGGGCACGCGCTTTGCCTGCGATCAGGCGGATATCGTTCCCGACATCATGTGTCTGTCCAAGGGGCTGACCGGGGGCGCCATTCCGCTGGCGGTCACGCTCGCCTCCGAAGCGATCTTCGATGCGCATTACAGCACCGATCGCGCGCGCACTTTCTATCACAGCAGTTCCTACACCGCGAACCCGATCGCCTGCGCCGCCGCCAACGCCAATCTCGAAATCTGGCGCGACGAACCCGTGCTGGACCGCGTCGTCGCGCTCGGCGCCGCGCAACAGGCGCGGCTCGATACGCTCGCCGATCACCCACGCCTGCGCAATGTCCGCCGCATGGGCACCATCGCCGCGATGGACGTGCATGTACCCGATGGCGGCTATCTCTCAGGCCTCGCGCCGCGGCTCATGGCCTATTACCGCGAACACGGCGTGCTGCTCCGCCCGCTCGGCAACACCATCTATGTGATGCCGCCCTATTGCACCGACGATGCCGATCTTGATCGCATTTACGGTGCCATCCGGGGATCTCTTGATATTTGA
- a CDS encoding YceI family protein: MRRSIIAIALAATAAVALPVIAQQNAPMTAPGARDASRITGGTYKVDPGHTLVQWTVDHLGFTPYFGIFGDVTGTLVLDPKNPAAAKVDVTIPVAKVTTASTGLTKHLLTKDFFGDAPADARFVSTSVRVDDDGDEAKIAGNLTLNGVTKPVTLDADFYGAGKMPAQMGGKENVGFEAEATIRRSDFGINYGLPMVSDTVKLKIVAAFEK, translated from the coding sequence ATGCGCCGCAGCATCATCGCCATCGCCCTTGCCGCCACCGCGGCGGTCGCCCTTCCCGTCATCGCGCAGCAGAACGCGCCCATGACCGCGCCGGGCGCCAGGGATGCCTCGCGCATCACCGGCGGCACCTATAAGGTCGATCCCGGCCACACGCTCGTCCAGTGGACGGTCGATCATCTCGGCTTCACCCCCTATTTCGGCATTTTCGGCGACGTCACCGGCACGCTGGTGCTCGATCCGAAGAACCCCGCCGCCGCCAAGGTCGACGTGACGATCCCCGTCGCCAAGGTCACGACCGCCAGCACCGGGCTCACCAAGCATCTGCTGACCAAGGACTTCTTTGGCGATGCCCCCGCCGACGCGCGCTTCGTCTCGACCTCGGTCAGGGTCGATGACGATGGCGACGAAGCCAAGATCGCGGGCAACCTGACGCTCAACGGCGTCACCAAGCCGGTCACGCTCGACGCCGATTTCTACGGCGCCGGCAAGATGCCCGCGCAAATGGGTGGCAAGGAAAATGTCGGCTTCGAAGCCGAGGCAACCATCCGCCGCAGCGACTTCGGCATCAATTACGGGCTACCCATGGTGTCCGACACGGTAAAGCTCAAAATCGTCGCCGCGTTCGAGAAATAA
- the leuA gene encoding 2-isopropylmalate synthase, whose protein sequence is MLRDPSVKYRAFPQIDIADRQWPSRTITKAPRWLSTDMRDGNQALIDPMDSEKKQRFFDLLVKVGCKEIEVGFPSAGATEFDFISGLVQSGRIPDDVFVQVLTQSRQDLIEKSFESLKGAKQAIVHLYNAVSPAWRKIVFNMDRAEVKDIAIRGAKILRDEAAKQPNTDWHFEYSPETFSTAELDFSVEVCEAVMDILRPTPEKPLILNLPATVEAATPNIYADQIEWFCRNIPNRDSVVISLHPHNDRGTGVAAAELGLMAGGDRVEGCLFGNGERTGNCDLVTVALNLYTQGVDPELDFSDIDDVIRTVEYCNNIPVHPRHPYAGDLVFTAFSGSHQDAIKKGFAAQEARNDEYWEVPYLPIDPADLGRSYEAVIRVNSQSGKGGVAWVIEQDKGLKLPKRMQADFSRHVQALADETSRELNSADIWETFRSVYALDGEHPFGLVEYQESHAPGASGGANRTFIGKVRLDGEVRSISGRGNGLISSVLAALRDECGIELEVADYSEHAIGHGTDAQAAAYVECKTPDGRTVYGVGVDADVATASVRAVMSAANGIGQSAVAKAVNAA, encoded by the coding sequence ATGCTGCGTGATCCTTCCGTAAAATACCGTGCCTTCCCCCAGATCGACATTGCCGATCGCCAATGGCCCAGCCGCACGATCACCAAGGCGCCGCGCTGGCTGTCGACCGACATGCGCGACGGCAACCAGGCGCTCATCGATCCGATGGACAGCGAAAAGAAGCAGCGCTTCTTCGACCTGCTGGTCAAGGTCGGCTGCAAGGAGATCGAGGTCGGCTTTCCCTCGGCGGGCGCAACCGAATTCGATTTCATCAGCGGGCTGGTCCAGTCGGGCCGCATCCCCGACGACGTCTTCGTCCAGGTGCTCACCCAGTCGCGCCAGGACCTGATCGAAAAGAGCTTCGAAAGCCTGAAGGGCGCGAAGCAGGCGATCGTCCACCTGTACAACGCCGTCTCGCCCGCATGGCGCAAGATCGTGTTCAACATGGACCGCGCCGAGGTGAAGGACATCGCGATCCGCGGTGCCAAGATCCTGCGCGACGAAGCCGCCAAGCAGCCGAACACCGACTGGCATTTCGAATATTCGCCCGAAACCTTCTCGACCGCCGAACTCGATTTCTCGGTAGAGGTGTGCGAGGCGGTGATGGATATCCTGCGCCCGACGCCGGAAAAGCCGCTGATCCTCAACCTGCCCGCCACGGTCGAGGCCGCGACGCCCAATATCTATGCAGACCAGATCGAATGGTTCTGCCGCAACATCCCCAACCGCGATTCGGTGGTTATCTCGCTGCACCCGCATAACGATCGCGGCACCGGCGTGGCGGCGGCCGAACTGGGCCTGATGGCGGGCGGCGACCGCGTCGAAGGCTGCCTGTTCGGCAATGGCGAACGCACCGGCAACTGCGATCTGGTGACCGTCGCACTCAACCTGTACACGCAGGGCGTCGATCCCGAACTGGACTTCTCGGATATCGACGACGTGATCCGCACGGTCGAATATTGCAACAACATCCCCGTCCATCCGCGCCATCCCTATGCCGGCGATCTGGTGTTCACCGCCTTTTCGGGTTCGCACCAGGACGCGATCAAGAAGGGCTTTGCCGCGCAGGAAGCGCGCAACGATGAATATTGGGAAGTCCCCTATCTGCCGATCGACCCCGCCGATCTGGGCCGCAGCTACGAAGCCGTGATCCGCGTCAATTCGCAATCGGGCAAGGGCGGCGTCGCCTGGGTGATCGAACAGGACAAGGGGCTGAAGCTGCCCAAGCGCATGCAGGCCGATTTCAGCCGCCATGTGCAGGCGCTGGCCGATGAAACCAGCCGCGAACTGAACTCGGCGGATATCTGGGAAACCTTCCGCAGCGTCTATGCGCTCGACGGCGAACATCCCTTCGGCCTCGTCGAATATCAGGAATCGCACGCCCCCGGCGCGTCGGGCGGCGCAAACCGCACCTTTATCGGCAAGGTCCGCCTCGACGGCGAAGTCCGCTCGATCAGCGGGCGCGGCAACGGCCTGATTTCGTCGGTGCTCGCCGCGCTGCGCGACGAATGCGGCATCGAACTCGAAGTCGCCGATTACAGCGAACACGCCATCGGTCACGGCACCGATGCGCAGGCTGCGGCCTATGTCGAATGCAAGACGCCCGATGGCCGCACGGTCTACGGTGTCGGCGTCGATGCCGATGTGGCAACCGCCTCGGTCCGCGCGGTGATGAGCGCCGCGAACGGCATCGGCCAGTCCGCCGTCGCCAAGGCTGTGAACGCCGCCTGA
- a CDS encoding acylphosphatase — protein MIATRHLIITGRVQGVGYRAWAAHAARDMGLDGWVRNRADGSVEAVISGDAAKVRAFLNACHNGPALARVDEIAISDRAEVPEAGFVTRPTG, from the coding sequence ATGATTGCAACCCGTCACCTAATCATCACCGGCCGGGTACAGGGCGTGGGATACCGCGCCTGGGCGGCGCACGCGGCGCGCGACATGGGGCTGGACGGCTGGGTGCGCAATCGCGCCGATGGCAGCGTGGAGGCGGTGATTTCCGGCGACGCGGCGAAGGTGCGGGCGTTTCTGAACGCCTGCCATAACGGGCCGGCGCTGGCCCGGGTCGACGAAATCGCGATTTCGGACCGGGCGGAGGTGCCCGAAGCGGGGTTCGTGACCCGGCCGACGGGCTGA
- a CDS encoding peroxiredoxin produces the protein MSLRINSEAPNFTAETTEGPIDFHDWIGNGWAILFSHPKDFTPVCTTELGYMARLKPEFDKRNTRIIGLSVDPVTNHAKWAEDIAETQGTAPNFPMIGDTDLKVSKLYNMLPEEIDGGSDGRTAADNATVRTVFIIGPDKRIKLMMSYPMTTGRNFDEILRVLDSIQLTAKHRVATPVNWQRGEDVIIAGSVSDEEAKGLYPDGWNAPRPYLRIVPQPH, from the coding sequence ATGTCACTTCGCATCAATTCCGAGGCGCCGAATTTCACCGCCGAAACCACCGAGGGCCCGATCGATTTCCACGACTGGATCGGCAATGGCTGGGCAATCCTCTTTTCCCATCCCAAGGATTTTACGCCGGTCTGCACCACCGAACTCGGCTATATGGCCAGGCTCAAGCCCGAATTCGACAAGCGCAACACCAGGATCATCGGGCTCAGCGTCGATCCCGTCACCAACCATGCGAAATGGGCAGAGGATATCGCCGAGACGCAAGGCACGGCGCCCAATTTCCCGATGATCGGCGATACCGACCTCAAGGTTTCCAAGCTCTACAACATGCTGCCCGAGGAAATTGACGGCGGGTCCGATGGGCGCACCGCGGCGGATAATGCCACCGTCCGCACCGTCTTCATCATCGGGCCGGACAAGCGGATCAAGCTGATGATGAGCTATCCGATGACCACGGGCCGCAATTTCGACGAGATCCTCCGCGTGCTCGATTCGATCCAACTCACCGCCAAACACCGCGTCGCGACGCCGGTGAACTGGCAACGCGGGGAAGATGTGATCATCGCCGGCTCGGTTTCGGACGAAGAAGCAAAGGGCCTTTATCCGGACGGATGGAACGCCCCCCGCCCCTATCTGCGCATCGTGCCGCAGCCGCACTGA
- a CDS encoding MBL fold metallo-hydrolase, with the protein MLFESFTAGGCRSYLLGCESSCAAVLIDPELSLIDHYRGHVLQHGLTVRYVVDTHTHADHFSASRQLGQIFGAHVVMHRLSAAPYADMRLDDGDMLIAGSLKLTAMHTPGHTRDSMCLVMEDRVFTGDTLLIGGTGRTDLPTGDPHQLHESLFDKLLRLSGDLRVYPAHDYKGRDHSTIAEEIAANPRLQMAERDAFVAMMRDLDLAAPTHLTEALRTNMSGGKTVAQLLSEAAAKVPFMSMAELSTRLGSNSGDLIVIDLREKDAYDAGHIATARHLPRGQMELRVNTELPDPTIRIVTCCELGKISTLAAATLRELGYMRATALDGGVAAWRQAGHAMEATKG; encoded by the coding sequence ATGTTGTTCGAAAGCTTCACCGCCGGCGGCTGCCGCTCATATCTGCTAGGCTGCGAAAGCTCGTGCGCCGCGGTGCTGATCGATCCGGAGCTTAGCCTGATCGATCATTATCGCGGCCATGTGCTCCAGCACGGGCTGACGGTGCGTTACGTCGTCGATACGCACACCCATGCCGATCATTTCTCCGCCAGCCGCCAGCTTGGCCAGATCTTCGGCGCGCATGTCGTGATGCACCGGCTGAGCGCGGCGCCCTATGCCGATATGCGGCTCGACGACGGCGACATGTTGATCGCGGGCAGCCTCAAGCTCACCGCCATGCATACGCCGGGGCACACGCGCGATTCGATGTGCCTCGTCATGGAAGACCGCGTCTTTACCGGCGATACGCTGCTGATCGGCGGCACCGGACGCACCGATCTTCCCACCGGCGATCCGCACCAATTGCACGAAAGCCTGTTCGACAAGCTCCTCCGGCTTTCCGGTGATCTGCGCGTCTATCCCGCGCACGATTATAAGGGGCGCGATCATTCGACCATCGCCGAGGAAATCGCCGCCAACCCGCGCCTCCAGATGGCCGAACGCGATGCCTTTGTGGCGATGATGCGCGATCTCGATCTCGCCGCCCCCACCCATCTTACCGAGGCGCTGCGCACCAATATGAGCGGCGGCAAGACGGTCGCCCAACTGCTCTCCGAAGCCGCCGCAAAGGTGCCCTTCATGTCTATGGCCGAACTCAGCACGCGGTTGGGCAGTAACAGCGGCGATCTCATCGTCATCGATCTGCGCGAAAAGGACGCCTATGATGCGGGCCATATCGCTACCGCCCGCCATCTGCCGCGCGGTCAGATGGAACTTCGTGTGAACACCGAGCTTCCCGATCCGACGATCCGCATCGTCACCTGCTGCGAACTCGGCAAGATTTCGACGCTCGCCGCCGCCACGTTGCGCGAGCTTGGCTATATGCGCGCCACCGCGCTCGATGGCGGCGTCGCTGCCTGGCGCCAGGCGGGCCATGCGATGGAAGCGACAAAGGGCTAA
- a CDS encoding alkene reductase, with the protein MPNLFDPAMLGNIALSNRVVMAPMTRSRAGEGDVPTDLHVAYYRQRASAGLIITEGTQPSANGKGYCRTPGIHDAAQIEAWKSVTDAVHGAGGRIVMQIMHVGRVASQLNKAEGTESVAPSAIRAAGQIFTEQGMVDLDEPRALDIAEIPGVIAEFAEATRNALAAGCDGVELHCTSGYLPAQFLSSNSNQRIDAYGGSAQNRIRFVVEALTAMAAVAGPGRVGFRICPGNPFNDIHDADPVETYGALLEAVAPMGLAYLHLIDVPNPQLDSLALVRERWTGNLILNRDEMPAEVAQELVETGGATAISFGRRFIANPDFVERLQSGAALNAIDFNTLYTPGAEGFTDYPALA; encoded by the coding sequence GTGCCAAATTTGTTCGACCCCGCCATGCTGGGGAATATCGCGCTGTCCAATCGCGTCGTCATGGCGCCGATGACGCGCAGCCGGGCGGGGGAAGGCGATGTGCCGACCGACCTGCATGTCGCCTATTATCGCCAGCGTGCATCGGCCGGGCTGATCATCACCGAGGGCACGCAGCCCAGTGCGAACGGCAAGGGATATTGCCGCACCCCCGGCATCCATGACGCAGCCCAGATCGAAGCGTGGAAGAGCGTGACCGACGCCGTGCACGGCGCGGGCGGGCGGATCGTGATGCAGATCATGCATGTGGGCCGTGTCGCCAGTCAGCTGAACAAGGCGGAAGGCACCGAGAGCGTCGCGCCGTCGGCCATCCGCGCGGCGGGGCAGATCTTCACCGAGCAGGGGATGGTTGACCTTGATGAGCCCCGCGCGCTCGATATCGCGGAAATTCCGGGCGTGATCGCTGAGTTTGCCGAAGCGACGCGCAATGCGCTGGCCGCCGGATGCGACGGCGTGGAACTGCACTGCACCAGCGGCTATCTGCCCGCGCAGTTCTTGTCGTCCAATTCGAACCAGCGGATCGACGCTTATGGCGGCAGCGCCCAGAACCGTATCCGCTTCGTCGTCGAGGCGCTCACGGCAATGGCGGCGGTGGCGGGCCCCGGTCGGGTGGGTTTCCGTATCTGCCCCGGCAATCCGTTCAACGATATTCACGATGCCGATCCGGTGGAAACCTACGGCGCGCTGCTCGAGGCCGTGGCGCCGATGGGGCTGGCCTATCTGCACCTGATCGACGTGCCCAATCCGCAGCTGGATAGCCTGGCATTGGTGCGCGAACGCTGGACGGGAAATCTGATCCTGAACCGCGACGAGATGCCGGCCGAGGTGGCGCAAGAGCTGGTGGAAACCGGCGGGGCGACGGCCATTTCCTTTGGCCGACGCTTCATCGCCAATCCCGATTTTGTTGAGCGGCTGCAAAGCGGCGCAGCGCTGAACGCGATCGATTTCAACACGCTCTACACGCCGGGGGCCGAGGGATTTACCGATTATCCTGCACTGGCCTGA
- a CDS encoding DUF1214 domain-containing protein, protein MTADHDIVLRNAWNTFCDELKQAGEAAFRETAASNPVDRAAGIRALSRNIALALAFEMENKDPLHPELMHYFDPMRKQGGDNTDALYVGAPINGTDTYRVSGNRGTARYFSVTVVERGETPWGGAVPSVLFADDLDVDADGNFELWVSPEPQPGKNWIRSTPDTFRLTFRQFFADWEGEKPMEARIDLMTGDGTPPQLAPETLVEGLAAASHWLKWSITYWADMIDKWKVQPNKFLSYRQLDDNKIDATPGGEPLISYWKLPEDEALIIRVRPPEAQYWAVEFGNYWWETMDYRYRMSNTNCHYAAIEDDGELIVVVSHKDPGVPNWLDPSGHSEGYITYRWMIADHYPVPQCEQVKLAELFDHLPQDIKRIDAPARREQLDRRRRGIVQRFKW, encoded by the coding sequence ATGACTGCTGACCATGACATCGTGCTTCGCAATGCCTGGAACACATTTTGCGATGAGCTGAAGCAGGCCGGCGAAGCGGCATTCCGCGAAACCGCCGCGAGCAACCCGGTGGACCGCGCCGCCGGGATCCGGGCGCTGTCGCGCAACATCGCGCTCGCGCTGGCCTTCGAGATGGAGAACAAGGATCCGCTCCACCCCGAACTGATGCACTATTTCGATCCGATGCGGAAACAGGGCGGCGACAATACCGACGCGCTCTATGTCGGCGCGCCGATCAACGGCACCGATACCTACCGTGTGTCGGGCAATCGCGGCACCGCCCGTTATTTCAGCGTCACCGTGGTCGAGCGCGGTGAGACGCCCTGGGGCGGCGCGGTTCCCTCGGTGTTGTTCGCCGATGATCTCGACGTCGATGCAGACGGCAATTTCGAGCTTTGGGTGAGCCCCGAGCCGCAACCCGGCAAAAACTGGATCAGGTCGACGCCCGACACTTTCCGCCTCACCTTCCGCCAGTTCTTTGCGGACTGGGAAGGCGAAAAGCCGATGGAAGCGCGCATCGACCTGATGACCGGCGACGGCACGCCGCCGCAGCTGGCGCCCGAAACGCTGGTGGAAGGGCTGGCCGCAGCGTCGCACTGGCTGAAATGGTCGATCACCTATTGGGCGGACATGATCGACAAGTGGAAGGTGCAGCCCAACAAGTTCCTGTCCTACCGCCAGCTCGATGACAACAAGATCGACGCGACGCCGGGTGGCGAGCCACTGATTTCCTATTGGAAGCTGCCCGAGGACGAGGCGCTGATCATCCGCGTCCGCCCGCCCGAGGCACAATATTGGGCGGTTGAGTTCGGCAATTACTGGTGGGAGACGATGGATTATCGCTACCGCATGTCGAACACCAACTGCCATTATGCCGCGATCGAGGATGATGGCGAGCTGATCGTTGTCGTCTCGCACAAGGATCCGGGCGTGCCCAACTGGCTCGATCCGTCGGGGCATAGCGAGGGGTATATCACCTATCGCTGGATGATCGCCGATCATTATCCGGTGCCGCAGTGCGAGCAGGTGAAGCTGGCCGAGCTGTTCGATCATCTGCCGCAGGACATCAAGCGCATCGATGCGCCCGCGCGCCGCGAACAGCTTGACCGCCGCCGTCGCGGGATTGTTCAGCGCTTCAAATGGTGA
- a CDS encoding SDR family NAD(P)-dependent oxidoreductase, translated as MRLADRICVVTGSGGEGGIGAAIAARFVAEGATVFVADIDLAKAENVAAALGDRAIAWQCDVTSAEAVEALIAEPVNRFGRIDVLVNNVGFTLPGRLAELSDESWHRVIAGNLTSTFYGIRAALRPMRAQKSGTIINISSSAGIGGAPGLGVYGAAKAGVISLTQTAAVENFKAGVRVNAILPNAATKPLLAWFDATDDGRETRAKIESYARCGSPDEIAAAALFLASEDSSYVNGAVLPVDGGLSARVGCIDAKID; from the coding sequence GTGAGGCTGGCGGACCGCATCTGCGTCGTCACGGGCAGCGGTGGCGAGGGCGGCATCGGCGCCGCGATCGCCGCCCGCTTCGTGGCCGAGGGCGCAACCGTCTTCGTGGCGGACATCGATCTTGCCAAGGCTGAGAATGTTGCAGCCGCCTTGGGCGACCGCGCGATTGCCTGGCAATGCGACGTGACCTCCGCCGAGGCGGTCGAGGCGCTGATCGCTGAGCCGGTCAACCGCTTCGGTCGGATCGATGTGCTCGTCAACAATGTCGGATTCACGTTGCCGGGGCGGCTCGCCGAACTGAGCGATGAAAGCTGGCACCGGGTGATCGCGGGCAACCTGACCTCCACTTTTTACGGCATCCGGGCGGCGCTGCGCCCGATGCGCGCCCAGAAGTCAGGGACGATCATCAATATCTCGTCATCGGCGGGCATTGGCGGTGCGCCGGGGCTTGGCGTTTACGGCGCCGCCAAGGCGGGGGTGATCAGCCTGACGCAAACCGCTGCGGTCGAGAATTTCAAGGCGGGCGTGCGCGTCAACGCGATCCTGCCCAATGCGGCGACCAAGCCGCTGCTGGCATGGTTCGACGCGACCGATGATGGCCGTGAGACACGCGCGAAGATCGAAAGCTATGCGCGGTGCGGATCGCCCGATGAGATCGCGGCGGCGGCACTTTTCCTCGCCTCCGAAGACAGCAGCTACGTCAACGGCGCCGTGCTGCCGGTGGACGGCGGGCTTTCGGCGCGTGTCGGCTGCATCGACGCCAAGATCGACTGA
- a CDS encoding SDR family NAD(P)-dependent oxidoreductase, with protein MDLGLKGKTVVVTGGSGGIGHGLVIEFAREGANVISASRDLATGEKLAARAKELGCAGTVLPVATDVTDRASVDAMVAIAHERFGLIDVLVNNAGGVKSNYAFEDLDDETRRWEIALNIDGVVNATLAVAPDMVSRGTGSVINISSNSSLLGEAAQSIVHYGAVKGFVNSLTKTLAYEWGPKGIRVNTIAPGWIVPHNNEDIASGSFWHRLDMGTPEGMQQSMEDGTLFNMSSMPIKRLGRPEDIANLAMFLASDCSGYITGQLISVSGGVYMP; from the coding sequence ATGGATCTGGGTCTGAAGGGCAAAACCGTCGTCGTCACCGGCGGCAGCGGCGGGATCGGCCATGGGCTGGTGATCGAATTCGCCCGTGAAGGGGCGAACGTGATCTCCGCATCGCGCGATCTGGCGACCGGCGAAAAGCTGGCGGCGCGTGCGAAGGAACTGGGCTGTGCCGGCACCGTGCTGCCGGTGGCGACCGACGTCACCGATCGTGCCAGTGTCGATGCGATGGTGGCCATTGCGCATGAGCGCTTCGGGTTGATCGACGTGTTGGTCAACAATGCCGGCGGCGTGAAGAGCAACTACGCGTTCGAGGATCTGGACGACGAGACCCGGCGCTGGGAAATCGCGCTCAATATTGACGGCGTGGTGAACGCGACTCTGGCGGTGGCGCCCGACATGGTGTCGCGCGGGACAGGCAGCGTCATCAATATCTCCTCCAACTCGTCGCTGCTGGGCGAGGCGGCGCAGAGCATCGTCCATTACGGCGCGGTGAAGGGCTTTGTGAACAGCCTGACCAAGACGCTGGCCTATGAATGGGGGCCCAAGGGCATCCGCGTGAACACGATCGCGCCGGGCTGGATCGTTCCGCACAATAATGAGGACATCGCGTCGGGCAGCTTCTGGCACCGTCTCGACATGGGCACGCCCGAGGGGATGCAACAGTCGATGGAGGACGGCACGCTGTTTAACATGAGCTCGATGCCGATCAAGCGGCTGGGGCGCCCCGAAGATATCGCCAATCTTGCCATGTTCCTGGCATCCGATTGCTCGGGCTATATCACCGGCCAGCTGATTTCGGTCAGCGGCGGCGTGTACATGCCGTGA
- a CDS encoding sulfotransferase: MTERTAAPVSTWTPPPRPEWLARFLEETAAWKHNIVAPLDAAELIATAQRNTGLSDFGDDDWREPFEILIRSINEEAELHFFGRLWTRQEMLLFLENRLRIEECYRQHPEIEDEVIDRPVFVTGLPRSGTSILFELLAQDKQFLAPANWEFVLPCPPPEAATYRNDPRVPRAHELITQMGRVAPAYQAMHEMGAWIPNECGVAFPLSFRSQHLAASFQVPSYVNWLFAADQKPAYAYYRRLLKLLQWKNPRDHWLLKAPEHQSFLPTLFEVFPDARVIVTHRDPVKAQGSVTNLLGTIYHMRSDKAFDAQAFEELLTPEGTAARLEQMIDWLEGGVIPADQITHSHYAALVDSPLEALEALYARIGFPFTEQARSAVENYLAHKPKGKFGAHKYAVAEDDQTRRIFQRYQEYFNVTSEG; this comes from the coding sequence ATGACTGAGAGGACTGCCGCTCCGGTTTCCACCTGGACGCCGCCGCCGCGACCGGAATGGCTGGCGCGATTTTTGGAAGAGACCGCTGCCTGGAAACACAATATTGTCGCGCCGCTCGACGCCGCCGAACTGATCGCCACCGCGCAGCGCAATACCGGGCTATCGGACTTTGGCGACGATGACTGGCGTGAGCCGTTCGAAATCCTGATCCGCTCGATCAACGAAGAGGCGGAACTGCATTTCTTCGGTCGGCTGTGGACGCGGCAGGAAATGCTGCTGTTCCTCGAGAACCGGTTGCGGATCGAGGAATGCTATCGCCAGCATCCCGAGATCGAGGATGAAGTGATTGACCGTCCCGTTTTCGTAACGGGCCTGCCGCGATCGGGCACCTCGATCCTGTTCGAGCTGCTGGCGCAGGACAAGCAGTTCCTGGCGCCCGCGAACTGGGAGTTCGTGCTGCCCTGTCCGCCGCCCGAAGCCGCAACCTATCGCAACGATCCGCGTGTGCCGCGCGCGCACGAACTGATCACGCAGATGGGGCGGGTCGCCCCCGCCTATCAGGCGATGCATGAAATGGGGGCCTGGATCCCGAACGAATGCGGCGTGGCATTCCCGCTCAGCTTCCGGTCGCAGCATCTGGCGGCATCGTTTCAGGTGCCGAGTTACGTCAATTGGCTGTTCGCGGCGGACCAGAAGCCGGCCTATGCCTATTACCGGCGCCTGTTGAAGCTGTTGCAGTGGAAGAACCCACGCGATCACTGGTTGCTAAAGGCACCCGAGCATCAGAGTTTCCTGCCGACGCTGTTCGAGGTGTTTCCCGACGCGCGCGTAATCGTGACGCACCGTGATCCGGTGAAGGCGCAAGGGTCGGTGACCAATCTGCTCGGCACGATCTACCACATGCGCAGCGACAAGGCGTTCGACGCGCAGGCGTTCGAGGAATTGCTGACGCCCGAGGGCACGGCCGCGCGGCTGGAACAGATGATCGATTGGCTCGAAGGCGGGGTGATCCCGGCGGACCAGATCACGCATTCGCATTATGCGGCGCTTGTGGATTCTCCGCTCGAGGCACTTGAGGCCCTGTATGCGCGGATCGGCTTTCCGTTCACCGAACAGGCACGGTCTGCGGTCGAGAATTATTTGGCGCACAAGCCCAAGGGCAAGTTCGGCGCACACAAATATGCGGTGGCCGAAGACGATCAGACGCGGCGAATTTTTCAAAGATATCAAGAATATTTTAACGTGACTAGCGAGGGGTAA